In Physeter macrocephalus isolate SW-GA unplaced genomic scaffold, ASM283717v5 random_664, whole genome shotgun sequence, a single genomic region encodes these proteins:
- the CLCNKA gene encoding chloride channel protein ClC-Ka isoform X1, translated as MGKQRLRDVEWLAKSHSAREWQRWDMIQGPTLAFSWGSATYWVVLGHPSLSLHFLASKWAPEGCRACGWLPDSQLSPAHKWLYREIGDSHLLRYLSWTVYPVALVSFSSGFSQSITPFSGGSGIPELKTILSGVVLEDYLDIKNFGAKVVGLTCTLATGSTIFLGKVGPFVHLSVMIAAYLGRMRTKAIGESENKSKQNEMLVAAAAVGVATVFAAPFSGVLFSIEVMSSHFSVWDYWRGFFAATCGAFMFRLLAVFNGEQGEPRPRPCPPAPPSLPPPSSPPFSPLSSLFPPPPLPLPPPFSPLSSLPPLHSPPSRSVETNRPVFGMKDRCPEETITSLYRTNFRVDVPFDLPEIFFFVALGAICGILSCAYLFCQRTFLGFVKTNRVLSKLLATSKPLYSALAALVLASITYPPGVGRFMASQLSMREHLDSLFDNTSWALMTRNSSPPWPSEPDPQNLWFEWYHPRFTIFGTLAFFLVMKFWMIILATTIPMPAGYFMPIFIFGAAIGRLIGEALSVAFPEGIVTGGVTNPIMPGGYALAGAAAFSGAVTHTISTALLAFELTGQIVHALPVLMAVLAANAVAQSCQPSFYDGTIIVKKLPYLPWIRCRKISSRHVIVEHFMNCTVTTLAKDTPQEEVVKVVTSTDTAEYPLVESTESQMLVGTVQRAHLVQALQAEPSSWVPGHQQCLQDILAGGCPVEPVTLKLSPETPLHQAHNLFKLLNLQSLFVTSQGRAVGFVSWVELKKAISNLTNPPAPK; from the exons atggggaaacagaggctcagagatgttgaaTGGCTTGCAAAAAGTCACTCAGCTAGGGAGTGGCAACGCTGGGATATGATCCAGGGTCCTACTCTTGCCTTCTCTTGGGGATCTGCCACTTACTGGGTGGTCCTGGGCcacccctctctgagcctccatttcctggCCAGCAAGTGGGCGCCTGAGGGCTGCAGAGCCTGTGGATGGCTCCCTGACTCCCAGCTGTCCCCAGCACACAAGTGGCTGTACCGGGAGATTGGGGACAGCCACCTACTCCGGTATCTCTCCTGGACCGTGTACCCTGTGGCCCTGGTCTCCTTCTCCTCAGGCTTTTCGCAGAGCATCACGCCCTTCTCGGGAG GTTCTGGAATTCCGGAGCTGAAGACCATTCTGTCGGGCGTGGTCTTGGAGGACTACCTGGATATCAAGAACTTCGGGGCCAAGGTGGTGGGCCTCACCTGCACGCTGGCCACGGGCAGCACCATCTTCCTGGGCAAAGTG GGCCCCTTCGTGCACCTGTCTGTGATGATCGCTGCCTACCTGGGCCGCATGCGCACCAAGGCCATTGGGGAGTCTGAG AACAAGAGCAAGCAAAACGAAATGCTGGTGGCCGCAGCGGCGGTGGGCGTGGCCACAGTGTTCGCAGCGCCCTTCAGCG GCGTCCTGTTCAGCATCGAGGTCATGTCCTCCCACTTCTCGGTCTGGGATTACTGGAGGGGCTTCTTCGCTGCCACCTGTGGGGCCTTCATGTTCCGCCTCCTGGCTGTCTTCAACGGCGAGCAGGGTGAGCCCCGCCCTAgaccctgcccccccgccccgccttccctccctcctccctcctcccctcccttctcgcctctctcttcccttttccctcctcctccccttcctctccctcctcccttttctcctctgtcttctcttcctcctctccactcccctccTTCTAGAAGTGTGGAAACGAACAGACCTGTATTCGGCATGAAGGATAGGTGCCCCGAGG AGACCATCACCTCCCTCTACAGGACCAATTTCCGGGTAGATGTCCCCTTTGACCTGCCAGAGATCTTCTTTTTTGTGGCGCTGGG ggCCATCTGTGGCATCCTGAGCTGTGCTTACCTCTTCTGTCAGCGAACGTTCCTCGGCTTTGTCAAGACCAATCGGGTCCTCTCCAAACTGCTGGCCACCAG caAGCCTCTGTATTCGGCTCTGGCCGCCTTGGTTCTCGCCTCCATCACCTATCCCCCTGGCGTGGGCCGCTTCATGGCTTCTCAG CTGTCCATGAGGGAGCATCTGGACTCACTGTTCGACAATACCTCGTGGGCGCTGATGACCCGGAACTCGTCCCCACCCTGGCCCTCGGAGCCCGACCCACAGAACCTATGGTTCGAATGGTACCACCCGCGGTTCACCATCTTTGGGACCCTCGCCTTCTTCCTGGTTATGAAG TTCTGGATGATAATTCTGGCCACCACAATCCCCATGCCTGCTGGGTACTTCATGCCCATATTTATCTTCG GAGCTGCCATCGGGCGCCTCATAGGGGAGGCCCTCTCTGTTGCCTTCCCAGAGGGCATCGTGACTGGAGGTGTCACCAACCCCATCATGCCTGGGGGGTATGCCCTGGCAG GGGCTGCGGCTTTCTCAGGGGCTGTGACCCACACCATCTCCACAGCATTGCTGGCCTTCGAGCTGACCGGCCAGATCGTGCACGCGCTACCTGTGCTGATGGCAGTGCTGGCGGCCAACGCCGTCGCCCAGAGCTGCCAGCCCTCCTTCTATGACGGCACCATCATCGTCAAGAAGCTGCCATACCTTCCATGGATCCGGTGCCGAAAAATCAG CTCTCGCCATGTAATTGTGGAGCACTTCATGAACTGTACCGTCACCACGCTGGCCAAGGACACACCGCAGGAGGAGGTGGTCAAGGTCGTGACCTCCACAGACACTGCCGAGTACCCCCTGGTGGAGAGCACAG AGTCTCAGATGCTGGTGGGCACCGTGCAAAGGGCACACCTGGTGCAGGCCCTCCAGGCTGAGCCATCCTCCTGGGTTCCAGGACACCAG cagTGTCTGCAGGACATCTTGGCTGGGGGCTGCCCCGTGGAGCCAGTGACCCTGAAGCTGTCCCCAGAGACTCCCCTGCACCAG GCACACAACCTCTTCAAGCTGTTGAACCTTCAGTCCCTCTTCGTGACGTCTCAGGGCAGAGCTGTGGGCTTCGTGTCTTGGGTGGAG TTGAAGAAAGCAATTTCCAACCTGACAAACCCTCCGGCCCCAAAGTGA
- the CLCNKA gene encoding chloride channel protein ClC-Ka isoform X6 — translation MEELVGLREGSSGNPVTLQELWGPCPRIRRGIRGGLEWLKQKLFRMGEDWYFLMTLGVLMALISYTMSFTVGRVVRAHKWLYREIGDSHLLRYLSWTVYPVALVSFSSGFSQSITPFSGGSGIPELKTILSGVVLEDYLDIKNFGAKVVGLTCTLATGSTIFLGKVGPFVHLSVMIAAYLGRMRTKAIGESENKSKQNEMLVAAAAVGVATVFAAPFSGVLFSIEVMSSHFSVWDYWRGFFAATCGAFMFRLLAVFNGEQETITSLYRTNFRVDVPFDLPEIFFFVALGAICGILSCAYLFCQRTFLGFVKTNRVLSKLLATSKPLYSALAALVLASITYPPGVGRFMASQLSMREHLDSLFDNTSWALMTRNSSPPWPSEPDPQNLWFEWYHPRFTIFGTLAFFLVMKFWMIILATTIPMPAGYFMPIFIFGAAIGRLIGEALSVAFPEGIVTGGVTNPIMPGGYALAGAAAFSGAVTHTISTALLAFELTGQIVHALPVLMAVLAANAVAQSCQPSFYDGTIIVKKLPYLPWIRCRKISSRHVIVEHFMNCTVTTLAKDTPQEEVVKVVTSTDTAEYPLVESTESQMLVGTVQRAHLVQALQAEPSSWVPGHQQCLQDILAGGCPVEPVTLKLSPETPLHQAHNLFKLLNLQSLFVTSQGRAVGFVSWVELKKAISNLTNPPAPK, via the exons ATGGAGGAGCTGGTAGGGCTTCGTGAGGGCTCCTCGGGGAATCCTGTGACACTTCAGGAGCTATGGGGCCCGTGTCCCCGCATCCGCCGAGGCATCCGAG GTGGTCTCGAGTGGTTGAAGCAGAAGCTGTTCCGCATGGGTGAGGACTGGTACTTCCTGATGACCCTCGGGGTGCTCATGGCCCTGATCAGCTACACCATGAGCTTCACTGTCGGGCGTGTGGTCCGAG CACACAAGTGGCTGTACCGGGAGATTGGGGACAGCCACCTACTCCGGTATCTCTCCTGGACCGTGTACCCTGTGGCCCTGGTCTCCTTCTCCTCAGGCTTTTCGCAGAGCATCACGCCCTTCTCGGGAG GTTCTGGAATTCCGGAGCTGAAGACCATTCTGTCGGGCGTGGTCTTGGAGGACTACCTGGATATCAAGAACTTCGGGGCCAAGGTGGTGGGCCTCACCTGCACGCTGGCCACGGGCAGCACCATCTTCCTGGGCAAAGTG GGCCCCTTCGTGCACCTGTCTGTGATGATCGCTGCCTACCTGGGCCGCATGCGCACCAAGGCCATTGGGGAGTCTGAG AACAAGAGCAAGCAAAACGAAATGCTGGTGGCCGCAGCGGCGGTGGGCGTGGCCACAGTGTTCGCAGCGCCCTTCAGCG GCGTCCTGTTCAGCATCGAGGTCATGTCCTCCCACTTCTCGGTCTGGGATTACTGGAGGGGCTTCTTCGCTGCCACCTGTGGGGCCTTCATGTTCCGCCTCCTGGCTGTCTTCAACGGCGAGCAGG AGACCATCACCTCCCTCTACAGGACCAATTTCCGGGTAGATGTCCCCTTTGACCTGCCAGAGATCTTCTTTTTTGTGGCGCTGGG ggCCATCTGTGGCATCCTGAGCTGTGCTTACCTCTTCTGTCAGCGAACGTTCCTCGGCTTTGTCAAGACCAATCGGGTCCTCTCCAAACTGCTGGCCACCAG caAGCCTCTGTATTCGGCTCTGGCCGCCTTGGTTCTCGCCTCCATCACCTATCCCCCTGGCGTGGGCCGCTTCATGGCTTCTCAG CTGTCCATGAGGGAGCATCTGGACTCACTGTTCGACAATACCTCGTGGGCGCTGATGACCCGGAACTCGTCCCCACCCTGGCCCTCGGAGCCCGACCCACAGAACCTATGGTTCGAATGGTACCACCCGCGGTTCACCATCTTTGGGACCCTCGCCTTCTTCCTGGTTATGAAG TTCTGGATGATAATTCTGGCCACCACAATCCCCATGCCTGCTGGGTACTTCATGCCCATATTTATCTTCG GAGCTGCCATCGGGCGCCTCATAGGGGAGGCCCTCTCTGTTGCCTTCCCAGAGGGCATCGTGACTGGAGGTGTCACCAACCCCATCATGCCTGGGGGGTATGCCCTGGCAG GGGCTGCGGCTTTCTCAGGGGCTGTGACCCACACCATCTCCACAGCATTGCTGGCCTTCGAGCTGACCGGCCAGATCGTGCACGCGCTACCTGTGCTGATGGCAGTGCTGGCGGCCAACGCCGTCGCCCAGAGCTGCCAGCCCTCCTTCTATGACGGCACCATCATCGTCAAGAAGCTGCCATACCTTCCATGGATCCGGTGCCGAAAAATCAG CTCTCGCCATGTAATTGTGGAGCACTTCATGAACTGTACCGTCACCACGCTGGCCAAGGACACACCGCAGGAGGAGGTGGTCAAGGTCGTGACCTCCACAGACACTGCCGAGTACCCCCTGGTGGAGAGCACAG AGTCTCAGATGCTGGTGGGCACCGTGCAAAGGGCACACCTGGTGCAGGCCCTCCAGGCTGAGCCATCCTCCTGGGTTCCAGGACACCAG cagTGTCTGCAGGACATCTTGGCTGGGGGCTGCCCCGTGGAGCCAGTGACCCTGAAGCTGTCCCCAGAGACTCCCCTGCACCAG GCACACAACCTCTTCAAGCTGTTGAACCTTCAGTCCCTCTTCGTGACGTCTCAGGGCAGAGCTGTGGGCTTCGTGTCTTGGGTGGAG TTGAAGAAAGCAATTTCCAACCTGACAAACCCTCCGGCCCCAAAGTGA
- the CLCNKA gene encoding chloride channel protein ClC-Ka isoform X4 has protein sequence MGKQRLRDVEWLAKSHSAREWQRWDMIQGPTLAFSWGSATYWVVLGHPSLSLHFLASKWAPEGCRACGWLPDSQLSPAHKWLYREIGDSHLLRYLSWTVYPVALVSFSSGFSQSITPFSGGSGIPELKTILSGVVLEDYLDIKNFGAKVVGLTCTLATGSTIFLGKVGPFVHLSVMIAAYLGRMRTKAIGESENKSKQNEMLVAAAAVGVATVFAAPFSGVLFSIEVMSSHFSVWDYWRGFFAATCGAFMFRLLAVFNGEQGEPRPRPCPPAPPSLPPPSSPPFSPLSSLFPPPPLPLPPPFSPLSSLPPLHSPPSRSVETNRPVFGMKDRCPEETITSLYRTNFRVDVPFDLPEIFFFVALGAICGILSCAYLFCQRTFLGFVKTNRVLSKLLATSKPLYSALAALVLASITYPPGVGRFMASQLSMREHLDSLFDNTSWALMTRNSSPPWPSEPDPQNLWFEWYHPRFTIFGTLAFFLVMKFWMIILATTIPMPAGYFMPIFIFGAAIGRLIGEALSVAFPEGIVTGGVTNPIMPGGYALAALLAFELTGQIVHALPVLMAVLAANAVAQSCQPSFYDGTIIVKKLPYLPWIRCRKISSRHVIVEHFMNCTVTTLAKDTPQEEVVKVVTSTDTAEYPLVESTESQMLVGTVQRAHLVQALQAEPSSWVPGHQQCLQDILAGGCPVEPVTLKLSPETPLHQAHNLFKLLNLQSLFVTSQGRAVGFVSWVELKKAISNLTNPPAPK, from the exons atggggaaacagaggctcagagatgttgaaTGGCTTGCAAAAAGTCACTCAGCTAGGGAGTGGCAACGCTGGGATATGATCCAGGGTCCTACTCTTGCCTTCTCTTGGGGATCTGCCACTTACTGGGTGGTCCTGGGCcacccctctctgagcctccatttcctggCCAGCAAGTGGGCGCCTGAGGGCTGCAGAGCCTGTGGATGGCTCCCTGACTCCCAGCTGTCCCCAGCACACAAGTGGCTGTACCGGGAGATTGGGGACAGCCACCTACTCCGGTATCTCTCCTGGACCGTGTACCCTGTGGCCCTGGTCTCCTTCTCCTCAGGCTTTTCGCAGAGCATCACGCCCTTCTCGGGAG GTTCTGGAATTCCGGAGCTGAAGACCATTCTGTCGGGCGTGGTCTTGGAGGACTACCTGGATATCAAGAACTTCGGGGCCAAGGTGGTGGGCCTCACCTGCACGCTGGCCACGGGCAGCACCATCTTCCTGGGCAAAGTG GGCCCCTTCGTGCACCTGTCTGTGATGATCGCTGCCTACCTGGGCCGCATGCGCACCAAGGCCATTGGGGAGTCTGAG AACAAGAGCAAGCAAAACGAAATGCTGGTGGCCGCAGCGGCGGTGGGCGTGGCCACAGTGTTCGCAGCGCCCTTCAGCG GCGTCCTGTTCAGCATCGAGGTCATGTCCTCCCACTTCTCGGTCTGGGATTACTGGAGGGGCTTCTTCGCTGCCACCTGTGGGGCCTTCATGTTCCGCCTCCTGGCTGTCTTCAACGGCGAGCAGGGTGAGCCCCGCCCTAgaccctgcccccccgccccgccttccctccctcctccctcctcccctcccttctcgcctctctcttcccttttccctcctcctccccttcctctccctcctcccttttctcctctgtcttctcttcctcctctccactcccctccTTCTAGAAGTGTGGAAACGAACAGACCTGTATTCGGCATGAAGGATAGGTGCCCCGAGG AGACCATCACCTCCCTCTACAGGACCAATTTCCGGGTAGATGTCCCCTTTGACCTGCCAGAGATCTTCTTTTTTGTGGCGCTGGG ggCCATCTGTGGCATCCTGAGCTGTGCTTACCTCTTCTGTCAGCGAACGTTCCTCGGCTTTGTCAAGACCAATCGGGTCCTCTCCAAACTGCTGGCCACCAG caAGCCTCTGTATTCGGCTCTGGCCGCCTTGGTTCTCGCCTCCATCACCTATCCCCCTGGCGTGGGCCGCTTCATGGCTTCTCAG CTGTCCATGAGGGAGCATCTGGACTCACTGTTCGACAATACCTCGTGGGCGCTGATGACCCGGAACTCGTCCCCACCCTGGCCCTCGGAGCCCGACCCACAGAACCTATGGTTCGAATGGTACCACCCGCGGTTCACCATCTTTGGGACCCTCGCCTTCTTCCTGGTTATGAAG TTCTGGATGATAATTCTGGCCACCACAATCCCCATGCCTGCTGGGTACTTCATGCCCATATTTATCTTCG GAGCTGCCATCGGGCGCCTCATAGGGGAGGCCCTCTCTGTTGCCTTCCCAGAGGGCATCGTGACTGGAGGTGTCACCAACCCCATCATGCCTGGGGGGTATGCCCTGGCAG CATTGCTGGCCTTCGAGCTGACCGGCCAGATCGTGCACGCGCTACCTGTGCTGATGGCAGTGCTGGCGGCCAACGCCGTCGCCCAGAGCTGCCAGCCCTCCTTCTATGACGGCACCATCATCGTCAAGAAGCTGCCATACCTTCCATGGATCCGGTGCCGAAAAATCAG CTCTCGCCATGTAATTGTGGAGCACTTCATGAACTGTACCGTCACCACGCTGGCCAAGGACACACCGCAGGAGGAGGTGGTCAAGGTCGTGACCTCCACAGACACTGCCGAGTACCCCCTGGTGGAGAGCACAG AGTCTCAGATGCTGGTGGGCACCGTGCAAAGGGCACACCTGGTGCAGGCCCTCCAGGCTGAGCCATCCTCCTGGGTTCCAGGACACCAG cagTGTCTGCAGGACATCTTGGCTGGGGGCTGCCCCGTGGAGCCAGTGACCCTGAAGCTGTCCCCAGAGACTCCCCTGCACCAG GCACACAACCTCTTCAAGCTGTTGAACCTTCAGTCCCTCTTCGTGACGTCTCAGGGCAGAGCTGTGGGCTTCGTGTCTTGGGTGGAG TTGAAGAAAGCAATTTCCAACCTGACAAACCCTCCGGCCCCAAAGTGA
- the CLCNKA gene encoding chloride channel protein ClC-Ka isoform X3 — MEELVGLREGSSGNPVTLQELWGPCPRIRRGIRGGLEWLKQKLFRMGEDWYFLMTLGVLMALISYTMSFTVGRVVRAHKWLYREIGDSHLLRYLSWTVYPVALVSFSSGFSQSITPFSGGSGIPELKTILSGVVLEDYLDIKNFGAKVVGLTCTLATGSTIFLGKVGPFVHLSVMIAAYLGRMRTKAIGESENKSKQNEMLVAAAAVGVATVFAAPFSGVLFSIEVMSSHFSVWDYWRGFFAATCGAFMFRLLAVFNGEQGEPRPRPCPPAPPSLPPPSSPPFSPLSSLFPPPPLPLPPPFSPLSSLPPLHSPPSRSVETNRPVFGMKDRCPEETITSLYRTNFRVDVPFDLPEIFFFVALGAICGILSCAYLFCQRTFLGFVKTNRVLSKLLATSKPLYSALAALVLASITYPPGVGRFMASQLSMREHLDSLFDNTSWALMTRNSSPPWPSEPDPQNLWFEWYHPRFTIFGTLAFFLVMKFWMIILATTIPMPAGYFMPIFIFGAAIGRLIGEALSVAFPEGIVTGGVTNPIMPGGYALAGAAAFSGAVTHTISTALLAFELTGQIVHALPVLMAVLAANAVAQSCQPSFYDGTIIVKKLPYLPWIRCRKISSRHVIVEHFMNCTVTTLAKDTPQEEVVKVVTSTDTAEYPLVESTESQMLVGTVQRAHLVQALQAEPSSWVPGHQQCLQDILAGGCPVEPVTLKLSPETPLHQAHNLFKLLNLQSLFVTSQGRAVGFVSWVELKKAISNLTNPPAPK, encoded by the exons ATGGAGGAGCTGGTAGGGCTTCGTGAGGGCTCCTCGGGGAATCCTGTGACACTTCAGGAGCTATGGGGCCCGTGTCCCCGCATCCGCCGAGGCATCCGAG GTGGTCTCGAGTGGTTGAAGCAGAAGCTGTTCCGCATGGGTGAGGACTGGTACTTCCTGATGACCCTCGGGGTGCTCATGGCCCTGATCAGCTACACCATGAGCTTCACTGTCGGGCGTGTGGTCCGAG CACACAAGTGGCTGTACCGGGAGATTGGGGACAGCCACCTACTCCGGTATCTCTCCTGGACCGTGTACCCTGTGGCCCTGGTCTCCTTCTCCTCAGGCTTTTCGCAGAGCATCACGCCCTTCTCGGGAG GTTCTGGAATTCCGGAGCTGAAGACCATTCTGTCGGGCGTGGTCTTGGAGGACTACCTGGATATCAAGAACTTCGGGGCCAAGGTGGTGGGCCTCACCTGCACGCTGGCCACGGGCAGCACCATCTTCCTGGGCAAAGTG GGCCCCTTCGTGCACCTGTCTGTGATGATCGCTGCCTACCTGGGCCGCATGCGCACCAAGGCCATTGGGGAGTCTGAG AACAAGAGCAAGCAAAACGAAATGCTGGTGGCCGCAGCGGCGGTGGGCGTGGCCACAGTGTTCGCAGCGCCCTTCAGCG GCGTCCTGTTCAGCATCGAGGTCATGTCCTCCCACTTCTCGGTCTGGGATTACTGGAGGGGCTTCTTCGCTGCCACCTGTGGGGCCTTCATGTTCCGCCTCCTGGCTGTCTTCAACGGCGAGCAGGGTGAGCCCCGCCCTAgaccctgcccccccgccccgccttccctccctcctccctcctcccctcccttctcgcctctctcttcccttttccctcctcctccccttcctctccctcctcccttttctcctctgtcttctcttcctcctctccactcccctccTTCTAGAAGTGTGGAAACGAACAGACCTGTATTCGGCATGAAGGATAGGTGCCCCGAGG AGACCATCACCTCCCTCTACAGGACCAATTTCCGGGTAGATGTCCCCTTTGACCTGCCAGAGATCTTCTTTTTTGTGGCGCTGGG ggCCATCTGTGGCATCCTGAGCTGTGCTTACCTCTTCTGTCAGCGAACGTTCCTCGGCTTTGTCAAGACCAATCGGGTCCTCTCCAAACTGCTGGCCACCAG caAGCCTCTGTATTCGGCTCTGGCCGCCTTGGTTCTCGCCTCCATCACCTATCCCCCTGGCGTGGGCCGCTTCATGGCTTCTCAG CTGTCCATGAGGGAGCATCTGGACTCACTGTTCGACAATACCTCGTGGGCGCTGATGACCCGGAACTCGTCCCCACCCTGGCCCTCGGAGCCCGACCCACAGAACCTATGGTTCGAATGGTACCACCCGCGGTTCACCATCTTTGGGACCCTCGCCTTCTTCCTGGTTATGAAG TTCTGGATGATAATTCTGGCCACCACAATCCCCATGCCTGCTGGGTACTTCATGCCCATATTTATCTTCG GAGCTGCCATCGGGCGCCTCATAGGGGAGGCCCTCTCTGTTGCCTTCCCAGAGGGCATCGTGACTGGAGGTGTCACCAACCCCATCATGCCTGGGGGGTATGCCCTGGCAG GGGCTGCGGCTTTCTCAGGGGCTGTGACCCACACCATCTCCACAGCATTGCTGGCCTTCGAGCTGACCGGCCAGATCGTGCACGCGCTACCTGTGCTGATGGCAGTGCTGGCGGCCAACGCCGTCGCCCAGAGCTGCCAGCCCTCCTTCTATGACGGCACCATCATCGTCAAGAAGCTGCCATACCTTCCATGGATCCGGTGCCGAAAAATCAG CTCTCGCCATGTAATTGTGGAGCACTTCATGAACTGTACCGTCACCACGCTGGCCAAGGACACACCGCAGGAGGAGGTGGTCAAGGTCGTGACCTCCACAGACACTGCCGAGTACCCCCTGGTGGAGAGCACAG AGTCTCAGATGCTGGTGGGCACCGTGCAAAGGGCACACCTGGTGCAGGCCCTCCAGGCTGAGCCATCCTCCTGGGTTCCAGGACACCAG cagTGTCTGCAGGACATCTTGGCTGGGGGCTGCCCCGTGGAGCCAGTGACCCTGAAGCTGTCCCCAGAGACTCCCCTGCACCAG GCACACAACCTCTTCAAGCTGTTGAACCTTCAGTCCCTCTTCGTGACGTCTCAGGGCAGAGCTGTGGGCTTCGTGTCTTGGGTGGAG TTGAAGAAAGCAATTTCCAACCTGACAAACCCTCCGGCCCCAAAGTGA